The following nucleotide sequence is from Aspergillus nidulans FGSC A4 chromosome I.
TGGGCGAATTTGCAGggtgcggaggaggattACAAGCTTCTTGCTGGGATGGAGAATCTTCCACCAAGTGATAGGAAGGTCGTCCAAAAGGCGTTGCGGGAGCTTCCGGCAAGGATAAGTAAAGcgaaggaggttgagatgGGGGAGATGATGGGAAAGTTAAAAGAAGTAAGTGACTGTCCTATTACTGTCTGGATATTTTGACTTGCTAACCACCGTAGCTGGGAAATGGTATTCTTAAGCCGTTTGGGCTGTCGACAGACAACTTCAAATTCGTTCAGGACCCGAAGACGGGAGGATATAGCGTCAATTTTTCTTCATAGTGGCGGATTTGAGAATATATTTCTGGATATTTTGGTGGTGCCATCATAATCCAATCAGCTTTCTGGTGAGCTAGTGTACACCCAGCTATTTCAGATTTACTACATTCAGGGATGAAGCCTAGTTATAGACCTTGGCCAACAATCCCGGAATGATTTCTAAGTCCTTCGGCTTGTACGTGTACTTGCCATCCTCCGAAATCTTCGCCTCCTGTCTCCGCCTCTGTTGCTGCGTCCGACGCACTTTAACCCACTCCTTCATCGTCAAATCCTTGCCAAGCTCCGTGAACACGGGATGTCAGTCCAAGTCTCTGCAGCACAGGGCTGTTGGATATCGGATCGAGTACAACATGGTTGTTTGGGCGTGCAAAGTACAACACACCCAGCCGATCGATACCCGCCTGGTCAGCAGGCGGCGTACGCACCCGATGAATGCTCGACTTGATCAAACCGCCCGTCAACGCTGTAAGCGCATCGCAGGTGTTGATGGTTATGGTTCCATCTTGCGGCTTAACCATTTTCACTGCCCGTCATTGTTAAGGATTTGCGGCGCCGCAACAGGCTGCCTGAAGAGCAACGTCACGGATCCCAAATCTGTATGGTCTGGAGTAAATCTCCGCAGCACGCTTGTTCTCCTCTGCACCACGCGCGGCGTAGTGCATATAGCGGAGGTGGTCTTCCCCTTCAACATCATACTGATGGTCTCTCACCAGCTGGTCGTCGTCGGGCAATTCAAGCAGAATGGCAAAGAGCCGGAGGAGTTTCTCGACGACTTCCGTATGGCATTTGCGGCTGAAGGTTCAATTCCTTAATGCGGGCCTCGAGAATGGGTGGATGCTTGCGAGCATGATGACCGTCGAACTTGGGGATGTTGTAGacctttgttgtctttgACGCAGTTGCCGAGCCTGTCATGTGAGCAACTCTCAGTCTTTCCTACGGAAGTGTGTGCTTACATGCGATGTCCGGCCGGACGATAGCTGTTATACTCGCCTTTTTCCAGGTTACTCGCGGAATGATActtgagcttttcttcgAGCGGGAGGGCATAGAATTCCCGCCCAAGAGCAAATTGGCGgtcaacttcctcctggGTGATGTTAAGTTCTTGACATAGAAGAAGCCTGGCCAGACGGTTAAAAATGCCCTTCATTACCCTCACATGGGGTTACGTGCCGACGTTCTTTACAGCATGGTCGAGCTTCTGCACGAgctcctcttttccctccgGATGATCAAATCGGCTTAGGTCAATGGTGACCAGCTCGGCCAAGTCAACTGGTTCATTAGTGCAagacgaggttgaagatgttgggaCGTACGGTCCTCCTTGGTCTCGGGGACATGATCATAGCGCGGGATCTCAAATGTGGTCGACATGTCAGCAGCGCTCTAGATTGCTANNNNNNNNNNNNNNNNNNNNNNNNNNNNNNNNNNNNNNNNNNNNNNNNNNNNNNNNNNNNNNNNNNNNNNNNNNNNNNNNNNNNNNNNNNNNNNNNNNNNACCTCTAGATTGCTACGCAGACTCTGGCCTAGATGATTCAGGTCATACAAGCTCGCTTCAGACTATATATGTTTTGCATAGCAACATCATACCCCGCATTATCAGTTAAGTCCGCACTATCCGGATGATTATCTATTGAGCACGTCATCAACGCACGGTAACCCTCCAGACAAAAGCCTTACTCGACGTAAGGAAGGCAGCCACGTTTGTTCTCCTCAACATGACTCGCTAGCACTTAGCTAAGCATGCCTTGAGCTTTAGCTTGTGCTTGGTTGGCGCGACAAGAAGGCCGGCAATTGCTCAGGGCAGGGATTGAATACGCCATCGCAGCACGCCATTGGAGTAGATAATTCTTGCATTACACAATGGGCTATGTCAATTATTTGCGTCCAAGAATAACAGAAGGGATACGGCCTGTCGATAAGGTGCGGAGAGGATTGTGTCAAAGAAGCCATTTTGCAGCAATTCAGTTTCGTGGTATATAAAATGTTGGAGTAGAAGGGCTGGGGAAAATCGAGGGCGTGGACTATCGAAATGTCGGACCCGAGCAAGAAACCAAAGTCACCGATCCTCGGGTTATTCAAGGAGGTCTTCAACTGGTATCCGTCTTCATACCCGGctgaggagaggaagctCCTGTTAGGCTCGATCTCTCCAACTTGGTCTGCTCCTGCCTCTGCTGTAAGCCCTTTCTTCGTCTGCTCAGAGCATCATCTCACAAAATCAGTCTTTGTCAAATACCTCGACCAAACCAATATCAGCAATGCGTATGTCAGTGGCCTTAAAGGAGATTTCCGGCTTTAAGGGGATGAACTGAATTACTCCAATGTCTGCTATTACACTGCGTATGTGGTGTTCCAGGTGCCAGGGTTGCTCCTACTATCAAGACCCAAGCTGTACGGCCTGTTTTCGACCTTTTGAGTGTTGGGACTATTTTGACCATGGATTGTAGAGCGCGCTGGCTTCTTCCCACTCTTGAGATCCTCTGGGGAAGTTGCACCTTCGCCCAGAGCCGCGTCAGAAACGTGCATCAGCTCTATGCCTTGCGGTTTCTGGTAGGCATGTTCGAAGCCCCAGTCTTCGCAGAAACGCACTTCATCTTGGGTAAGTTCCAACTCTGGTCATTACTGGATACAAGTTTGACAGGACAAATCAGGCTCTTGGTACTCCGGCTCCGACCTATTCAATCGCGCCGGGACCTGGTTCATCTGCAATCCACTTAGCCAAATAATAAGCGGGTATCTCCAAGCAGCCGCATACACGAATCTCTCGGGAGTTGGGGGAATGCCAGGGTGGAGGTGGCTCTTTATCATCGACGGAATTTTCACCATTCCTGTGGCACTGATCGGGTTTCTTGTTTTTCCTGGCGTACCTGACTCTCCAGCGCCTTTCTTCCTGACGAAGCGAGATATCGAGATTGCGAAGGATTGGCTGAGCAGAGCGAAGATTCGGCGACCGGGGAGTTTGGGGCCCGACGTGTTCAAAAGGACCGCGAAGCGCTGGCATATTTAtatcttcttgttctcctACGCGTACGTCTTCGCCAAAGATACCAATAAAGGAAGATAAGATTGGACATTAGCTAACAAGAATAGTTGCATGATCCTTTCATCCTACCCAAGCAGCTACATGAATCTCTGGTTGAAGGATGAAGGGTACTCTGTTACGAAAATCAACCAGTATCCCACCA
It contains:
- a CDS encoding 2-oxoglutarate and iron-dependent oxygenase domain-containing protein (transcript_id=CADANIAT00006602), which encodes MSTTFEIPRYDHVPETKEDLDLAELVTIDLSRFDHPEGKEELVQKLDHAVKNVGTLLLCQELNITQEEVDRQFALGREFYALPLEEKLKYHSASNLEKGEYNSYRPAGHRIRKCHTEVVEKLLRLFAILLELPDDDQLVRDHQYDVEGEDHLRYMHYAARGAEENKRAAEIYSRPYRFGIRDVALQAACCGAANP
- a CDS encoding uncharacterized protein (transcript_id=CADANIAT00006603), whose amino-acid sequence is MSDPSKKPKSPILGLFKEVFNWYPSSYPAEERKLLLGSISPTWSAPASAVSPFFVCSEHHLTKSVFVKYLDQTNISNAARWLLPTLEILWGSCTFAQSRVRNVHQLYALRFLVGMFEAPVFAETHFILGSWYSGSDLFNRAGTWFICNPLSQIISGYLQAAAYTNLSGVGGMPGWRWLFIIDGIFTIPVALIGFLVFPGVPDSPAPFFLTKRDIEIAKDWLSRAKIRRPGSLGPDVFKRTAKRWHIYIFLFSYACMILSSYPSSYMNLWLKDEGYSVTKINQYPTIIQTITIVSSWLGTTLASIYPSWIIYTIISTFSLFSTLCMCICCIPTGLKRDQKRKQLAGESES